The following proteins come from a genomic window of Planctomycetia bacterium:
- a CDS encoding adenylosuccinate lyase, whose amino-acid sequence MPSTTSWENPFLTRYCSEEMLALWSSQRRIGLWRRLWLALAEAQAELGLPADDGSLRIAPSQILEMKSHLDDIDFEKAARYEKQFRHDVMAHVHTYGDCCPTARGIIHLGATSCYVTDNGDLLLMKEGLQLIRSQIVAALRALSAFADKWKALPTLGYTHFQPAQLTTVGKRATLWMHDLILDLEEIEHRLATLRFRGAKGTTGTQASFLTLFQGDHEKVRQLDRLVASKMGFEHVHEVTGQTYTRKIDSQIVQTLSGIAESTHKIGNDLRLLQHHHELEEPFETDQIGSSAMAYKRNPMRAERMCGLARFVISLTNNTSQTTATQWLERTLDDSVNRRLTLPQAFLGVDAILRLLLNISRGLQVYPDVIQLNVMQQLPFMATEEIMMKATQAGGDRQVIHEAIRQHSHAAMDSVKSGGRNDLLERLAADSHFSQLNIQELIQAERFTGRSKEQVEEYLKEMVNPVLNRHALDSEMSSDIHV is encoded by the coding sequence ATGCCTTCCACAACCTCCTGGGAAAACCCGTTTCTCACCCGGTATTGCAGTGAAGAGATGCTCGCTCTCTGGAGTTCCCAGCGTCGCATCGGCTTGTGGAGGCGGTTGTGGTTGGCGCTCGCCGAAGCACAGGCCGAACTGGGGCTGCCTGCCGACGATGGTTCACTTCGCATTGCCCCTAGTCAAATTCTGGAAATGAAAAGCCATCTGGATGACATCGATTTTGAAAAGGCTGCCCGCTACGAAAAGCAGTTTCGACATGATGTGATGGCTCATGTGCACACCTATGGCGACTGCTGCCCGACGGCTCGTGGCATCATTCACCTCGGTGCCACCAGTTGCTACGTCACCGATAATGGCGACTTGCTGCTAATGAAAGAAGGGTTGCAACTTATCAGGTCGCAGATCGTTGCAGCCCTGAGAGCGTTGTCCGCCTTTGCTGACAAATGGAAAGCGTTGCCAACGCTGGGCTACACCCATTTTCAACCAGCGCAACTGACCACGGTTGGCAAGCGGGCAACATTGTGGATGCACGACCTCATACTCGATCTGGAAGAGATCGAACATCGCCTGGCGACACTGCGATTCCGCGGCGCCAAGGGGACGACAGGTACACAAGCCAGCTTCTTAACATTGTTCCAGGGCGATCATGAAAAAGTCCGTCAACTGGACCGCCTGGTGGCCAGCAAGATGGGCTTTGAACACGTTCATGAAGTAACCGGGCAAACGTACACTCGCAAAATTGACAGCCAGATTGTGCAAACGCTTTCAGGCATTGCTGAATCGACCCATAAAATCGGCAACGATCTCCGACTGCTGCAGCATCACCATGAGCTGGAAGAGCCTTTTGAAACGGATCAAATCGGGTCGTCTGCCATGGCTTACAAGCGCAACCCCATGCGGGCAGAAAGAATGTGTGGGCTGGCCCGCTTTGTCATCAGCCTGACTAACAATACTTCACAAACCACGGCGACGCAGTGGCTTGAGCGTACCCTGGATGACAGTGTAAACCGCAGATTGACGTTACCCCAGGCATTCCTCGGCGTCGATGCGATTTTGCGGTTGCTGCTTAACATCTCGCGAGGCCTGCAGGTTTATCCGGACGTGATACAGCTGAACGTCATGCAACAACTGCCCTTCATGGCAACGGAAGAAATCATGATGAAAGCAACGCAGGCTGGAGGCGATCGACAGGTGATTCATGAAGCGATTCGCCAGCACAGCCATGCCGCGATGGACTCGGTGAAATCCGGCGGGAGAAATGATCTGCTTGAGCGATTGGCAGCTGACAGCCATTTCTCGCAACTGAACATTCAGGAGTTGATACAGGCTGAACGATTCACCGGCAGATCGAAGGAACAGGTAGAAGAATATCTGAAAGAAATGGTAAATCCTGTACTTAATCGACACGCCTTAGATTCGGAAATGTCCTCGGATATTCATGTTTAA
- a CDS encoding ATP-binding protein — translation MAVFSENQTIPEMDRHSVLVFAVEPDEQQQVCDALCCHDDWAVRFVTSEKQALAEISKNPPALMLVDMQDLVKHGIDFVDTLRRKHPLVPVVLLTRRDDEPVFQALRHGAVNYVPWKLIDTGLVEVAESVLLASEVRKCRNRLLSYTVKQEHHFSLGNDTSLVPALIGLFQESLLGMGICDQAESIRVNMAMEEALLNAIYHGNLEVSSKLRNDPERGDEPYREEIEKRRKLSPYKDRKITVHARLTTTEAHFVISDEGPGFDPGALPDPTDPDNIELASGRGLLLIRTFMDEVHHNEQGNTITMIKRRQNGK, via the coding sequence GTGGCGGTTTTCTCCGAAAACCAGACTATCCCAGAAATGGATCGCCATTCGGTTTTGGTCTTTGCCGTTGAACCTGATGAGCAACAGCAGGTGTGCGATGCACTTTGTTGCCATGATGACTGGGCCGTTCGTTTTGTCACTTCCGAAAAACAAGCTCTGGCAGAAATTTCCAAGAACCCGCCGGCGCTGATGCTGGTCGATATGCAGGATCTCGTCAAGCACGGCATTGACTTTGTAGATACCTTGCGTCGAAAGCATCCTCTGGTGCCAGTAGTTCTGCTGACCCGAAGAGACGATGAACCCGTCTTTCAGGCTTTGCGGCATGGTGCAGTAAACTATGTACCCTGGAAATTGATTGATACCGGTCTGGTTGAAGTAGCAGAAAGTGTTTTGCTCGCTTCTGAGGTGCGCAAGTGCCGCAATCGTCTTCTTTCCTACACCGTGAAACAGGAACATCACTTTTCACTGGGTAACGATACTTCGCTGGTACCTGCACTGATCGGGTTGTTCCAGGAATCTTTACTGGGCATGGGTATCTGTGATCAGGCAGAAAGCATTCGCGTCAACATGGCAATGGAAGAAGCACTGCTCAATGCCATTTACCATGGCAACCTGGAAGTCAGTTCCAAGCTTCGAAACGATCCGGAACGTGGCGATGAACCTTATCGTGAAGAGATTGAAAAACGCCGCAAGTTGTCTCCGTACAAAGATCGAAAGATTACAGTACACGCCAGGCTGACCACCACGGAGGCGCATTTTGTCATCAGCGATGAAGGGCCTGGATTTGATCCCGGCGCTCTGCCAGATCCAACCGATCCAGATAATATTGAACTGGCCAGCGGTCGTGGTCTGCTACTGATTCGCACCTTCATGGATGAAGTGCATCATAATGAGCAGGGAAATACCATCACGATGATCAAACGACGTCAAAACGGCAAGTAG
- a CDS encoding DUF2520 domain-containing protein, with amino-acid sequence MMQTLTFLGCGKVGRALGRRWAQAKVFSIGQVLTRHLESAQEAVSFLGSGIPICEFSSIEPADAFFLAVPDDALSGVARELAQTGMIMEGAICWHASGAIPSSVLKPLQEAGAEVASFHAAKSFADPALAAETFAGTPCVIEGGTEACLLLSEACRAIGGIPIEVKMSNRDKAVYHAGTTLASNCLVALTEVAVQCIEQAGFQREQAMQLLGPLMTGSIQNVIKLGTVQALTGPISRGEVGTVARHLAALEGNKPVVVHAYRLLGQLIVDLARKQENANQDTLNTIHELLR; translated from the coding sequence ATGATGCAGACTCTTACATTCCTGGGATGCGGCAAAGTTGGACGTGCGTTGGGACGACGATGGGCACAAGCCAAAGTCTTCTCGATCGGTCAGGTATTGACACGTCATCTTGAAAGTGCCCAGGAAGCCGTGTCATTTTTAGGGTCAGGCATTCCTATTTGTGAATTCAGTTCCATCGAGCCTGCCGATGCGTTTTTTCTCGCAGTACCTGATGATGCACTGTCAGGTGTTGCACGAGAACTGGCACAAACCGGAATGATCATGGAAGGGGCCATTTGCTGGCATGCCAGCGGGGCCATTCCTTCGAGCGTGCTGAAACCCTTGCAGGAAGCTGGTGCTGAAGTTGCCAGCTTTCATGCAGCCAAGAGTTTTGCTGATCCAGCACTTGCAGCAGAGACCTTTGCCGGTACACCTTGCGTCATCGAAGGCGGAACGGAAGCCTGCTTGCTGTTATCCGAAGCGTGTCGTGCCATTGGTGGCATACCGATTGAGGTCAAGATGAGCAACCGCGACAAGGCGGTGTATCATGCTGGAACAACACTTGCCAGCAACTGCCTGGTAGCGTTGACCGAAGTGGCAGTGCAATGTATTGAGCAGGCGGGCTTTCAACGTGAACAAGCGATGCAACTGCTCGGACCTCTGATGACTGGAAGCATTCAGAACGTCATCAAACTGGGGACGGTGCAAGCACTCACCGGCCCGATCAGCCGCGGTGAAGTTGGAACGGTGGCACGACACCTGGCTGCACTGGAAGGAAACAAGCCAGTCGTGGTGCACGCTTACCGACTGCTGGGACAGTTGATTGTTGATCTGGCACGCAAACAGGAAAATGCCAACCAGGATACGCTCAACACGATTCACGAATTGCTTCGCTAA
- a CDS encoding serine/threonine protein kinase: MKPAVPVSSEDSTTPPPTAVTVNQPSGNANHIAGSSHSIETYLPGQQFGDFRLVRCLGQGGMGQVFLADQLSLQRRVAIKFLRRDHAENETFLKRFEAEAKAIAQLTHPNIVQVYSVGSEQGTRYMALEYVEGTNLKDYLNRKGPPEITIALAIMRQITSALVKAAELGIIHRDIKPENILITRKVEVKVADFGLSRMVGDEVHLTQSGTTMGTPLYMSPEQILGKPVDTRTDLYSLGTTCYHLLTGQPPFLAESAMAVGVRHLTDAAQPIQELRPDLPAELCSLVHRLLAKQPEDRPQSAREVLRELRRIQDKLAGNTAAESDTYQAEVETLPDPAAVSAFTGSSSSRLASVNRGKLRWLMPVVGGSVMLAIIGGAIIGFVLRSDNAVATKASTAASTAVSDPKKILNASLLELEQKLLKRVEETKYQRNPDNPLEFPLEKMQQGLRVRAELMKFYVLNLDDTHDRARQFADKEARAVQAPEPYRAIGYIGMAVLLATEGKTKASNDALEQALTQRNSANPKRILQNQMLRNRDIAELIQMTLKMNEAAMPLPASLAALKEEMARFERNNQPDKLKTNK, from the coding sequence ATGAAGCCTGCAGTCCCGGTTTCCAGCGAAGACTCTACAACACCGCCCCCCACGGCTGTTACTGTAAATCAACCATCTGGCAATGCCAACCATATTGCCGGTTCGAGCCATTCCATCGAGACTTACCTGCCGGGCCAGCAGTTTGGAGACTTTCGCCTGGTGCGCTGTTTGGGCCAGGGAGGCATGGGGCAGGTTTTCCTTGCAGACCAACTCTCCCTGCAGCGTCGCGTGGCAATCAAATTCCTTCGTCGTGATCATGCCGAGAACGAGACTTTTCTGAAACGCTTTGAAGCAGAAGCGAAGGCTATCGCGCAGCTAACTCATCCCAACATTGTGCAAGTCTATTCGGTAGGAAGTGAACAAGGCACCCGCTACATGGCCCTGGAATATGTAGAAGGGACCAACCTTAAAGATTACCTGAATCGAAAGGGGCCTCCGGAAATTACCATTGCCCTGGCAATCATGAGGCAGATCACCTCTGCTTTGGTGAAAGCTGCGGAGTTGGGGATTATCCATCGCGACATCAAGCCGGAAAATATTCTGATTACCCGCAAGGTGGAAGTGAAGGTTGCGGATTTTGGTCTTTCCCGCATGGTGGGCGATGAGGTACATCTGACCCAGTCGGGCACCACCATGGGTACACCGCTGTACATGAGCCCGGAACAAATTCTTGGCAAACCCGTTGATACGCGAACCGACCTCTATTCATTGGGGACAACCTGCTATCATCTGCTGACCGGGCAACCGCCTTTCCTTGCAGAATCTGCGATGGCAGTGGGTGTCAGGCATCTGACGGATGCCGCGCAACCAATACAGGAACTTCGGCCTGATCTTCCTGCTGAATTGTGCAGCCTGGTGCATCGCCTGCTCGCCAAGCAACCGGAAGATCGCCCGCAAAGTGCACGTGAAGTATTGCGTGAGTTACGACGCATTCAGGACAAGCTGGCTGGCAACACTGCTGCGGAGTCGGATACTTACCAGGCTGAAGTAGAAACACTACCTGACCCTGCCGCAGTATCCGCCTTCACGGGGTCTTCCAGCAGCAGACTTGCCTCTGTTAACAGAGGCAAATTACGCTGGCTTATGCCTGTCGTTGGTGGCTCGGTCATGCTGGCGATCATTGGCGGTGCGATCATCGGTTTTGTGCTGCGATCAGATAATGCCGTTGCAACCAAGGCTTCCACTGCTGCTTCGACTGCAGTGAGCGATCCCAAGAAAATTCTGAATGCATCACTGCTGGAACTTGAGCAGAAGCTGTTGAAACGTGTTGAGGAAACAAAATATCAGCGTAATCCAGATAATCCGCTGGAATTTCCGCTCGAAAAGATGCAGCAGGGTCTGCGTGTTCGAGCAGAACTGATGAAGTTTTATGTTCTGAACCTTGATGATACACACGATCGAGCCCGTCAATTTGCAGACAAAGAAGCTCGTGCTGTACAGGCGCCTGAACCGTATCGAGCCATCGGGTACATAGGTATGGCAGTGCTACTGGCTACCGAAGGCAAGACCAAAGCATCCAACGATGCACTGGAACAGGCACTGACGCAACGTAATAGTGCAAACCCTAAACGAATTCTCCAGAACCAGATGTTGAGAAATCGCGACATCGCTGAACTAATACAGATGACGCTCAAGATGAATGAAGCAGCTATGCCACTGCCAGCATCACTGGCCGCGCTGAAGGAAGAAATGGCACGATTTGAACGCAATAATCAACCAGACAAGCTAAAGACCAACAAATAA
- a CDS encoding helix-turn-helix transcriptional regulator, whose protein sequence is MKPQYEIVSLLRKYRRLADITQEELAERIGVTRQTILSIEKGNYTPSVALALQLAHVLGVRVEDLFLLTKVQNHEQT, encoded by the coding sequence ATGAAACCACAGTATGAGATAGTCAGCCTGCTACGAAAGTATCGGCGGCTGGCTGACATCACCCAGGAAGAACTTGCTGAACGAATCGGAGTTACGCGTCAAACGATCCTTTCGATTGAGAAGGGAAATTACACTCCCTCGGTGGCGCTGGCTCTCCAACTTGCCCATGTGCTGGGGGTTCGCGTGGAAGATTTGTTCCTGCTCACGAAGGTGCAAAACCATGAACAAACTTAA
- the pyrR gene encoding bifunctional pyr operon transcriptional regulator/uracil phosphoribosyltransferase PyrR: MQLLLDTEKLQQALVNLAQQLAHEMTPEAQTVLVGIRSRGVPLAHRLAGLLQATSAQKIPVGSLDITLYRDDLHQRRRWPVVKGTDIPFSLEDTRVILVDDVLFTGRTVMAALTALADLGRPALVRLVTLIDRGHREFPIQADYAALTLDTAPGDRINVRLQETDGIDEVVLL, encoded by the coding sequence ATGCAACTGCTTCTCGATACGGAAAAATTGCAGCAGGCGTTGGTCAATCTTGCACAACAGCTTGCACACGAGATGACGCCAGAGGCACAAACCGTTCTGGTCGGTATTCGCTCACGGGGCGTACCCCTGGCTCATCGCCTGGCTGGGTTATTGCAAGCAACTTCCGCACAGAAAATACCCGTTGGTTCGCTCGATATCACCCTTTACCGGGATGATCTGCATCAACGCCGACGTTGGCCCGTGGTGAAGGGCACCGACATACCATTCTCACTCGAGGATACTCGCGTCATCCTTGTGGATGATGTGCTTTTCACTGGCCGAACCGTGATGGCTGCTTTAACCGCTTTGGCAGATCTGGGCAGGCCGGCATTAGTCAGACTGGTGACTCTTATTGATCGTGGTCACCGCGAGTTTCCCATTCAAGCCGATTATGCAGCGTTGACTCTCGACACTGCACCAGGTGATCGCATCAACGTCCGGCTACAGGAAACAGATGGTATTGATGAAGTGGTTCTGCTTTAG